A section of the Humulus lupulus chromosome 2, drHumLupu1.1, whole genome shotgun sequence genome encodes:
- the LOC133816151 gene encoding putative RING-H2 finger protein ATL49, whose protein sequence is MAVGEIMVMAIVISIILLFVGIAMLIFIHVCIVGRAFRRGFGNVLVPERGGATLATSGGASTGNTSMSKDDLENLPSFHYKTTEDTRSDEDCAVCLETFEMGDKCRLLPTCNHSFHAQCVDTWLLRTPFCPICRTGADSRKGSSRFSTDTRGDLSQTTESSSRLSDIRIDHGDDDDNDDVLTESESQRIEDSGAIIGSNGFSEENQTQSLGKMRELNVTCSVSGTKSEENQGESTRELLSVVICSVSGVESKEIQTSPTR, encoded by the coding sequence GCAATCGTAATATCGATCATACTCTTATTTGTTGGAATAGCTATGTTGATCTTCATCCACGTGTGCATCGTGGGCAGGGCTTTCAGAAGAGGTTTCGGAAACGTGTTGGTGCCGGAGAGAGGCGGCGCCACCCTCGCCACAAGTGGCGGTGCATCCACCGGCAACACGAGCATGTCCAAAGACGACCTCGAAAACCTTCCCAGCTTTCACTATAAAACGACAGAAGACACGAGAAGTGACGAGGACTGTGCGGTGTGCTTAGAGACATTCGAGATGGGCGACAAGTGTCGTTTGTTGCCCACGTGTAACCACAGCTTCCATGCCCAGTGCGTCGACACGTGGCTTCTCCGGACACCCTTTTGTCCCATATGTCGAACTGGAGCCGATTCTCGTAAGGGGAGTAGTCGTTTTAGTACTGACACTAGAGGAGATCTGAGCCAAACGACAGAGAGCAGCAGTCGTTTGAGTGACATTAGGATTGAtcatggtgatgatgatgataatgatgatgtgCTTACAGAGAGTGAAAGCCAGAGAATAGAAGATAGTGGTGCCATAATTGGTAGCAATGGGTTTAGTGAGGAGAATCAAACCCAATCTCTGGGAAAAATGAGAGAGTTGAATGTTACTTGTTCAGTTTCTGGTACAAAATCAGAAGAGAACCAAGGTGAGAGTACTAGAGAGTTGTTGAGTGTTGTAATTTGTTCAGTTTCTGGTGTGGAATCAAAAGAGATCCAAACTAGTCCAACTAGATAG